One genomic region from Paraburkholderia azotifigens encodes:
- the xylG gene encoding D-xylose ABC transporter ATP-binding protein gives MAQALLELRGIAKSFAGVKALDGIDLVVAPGECVGLCGENGAGKSTLMKIVSGVYPHGDWSGEILWDGKPLVAQNIRDTERAGIVIIHQELMLVPQLSVAENIFLGNEITLPGGRMNYAAMYQRADELLRELNITGINVAQPVMNYGGGHQQLIEIAKALNKQARLLILDEPSSSLTAAETKILLDIVRDLKKRGVACVYISHKLDEVEAVCDTITVIRDGKHVGTQPMQQLNTDRIIAMMVGREIANLFPREPHDIGDVIFEARNVTCYDVTNTNRKRVDNVSFALRKGEILGVAGLVGAGRTELMQAIFGAYPGMSEAEVWMDGKRLKIRAPADAISAGIAMVPEDRKRHGIVPQLGVGHNITLAVLQRFAKGGRIDTASELDTIHSEMKRLSVRAASPMLSIASLSGGNQQKAVLTRMLLTNPSVLILDEPTRGVDVGAKYEIYKLMYALAKRGVSIIMVSSELPEVLGVSDRVLVIGEGELRGDFVNDGLTQEHILTAAITANATIAGVNGIDTKGNGPTQLASVA, from the coding sequence ATGGCACAAGCGCTTCTGGAGCTGCGCGGCATCGCCAAATCCTTTGCCGGGGTGAAGGCGCTCGACGGCATCGACCTCGTCGTTGCGCCCGGCGAATGCGTCGGCCTGTGCGGCGAAAACGGCGCAGGCAAATCGACGCTGATGAAGATCGTCTCCGGCGTCTATCCGCACGGCGACTGGTCGGGCGAAATCCTTTGGGACGGCAAGCCCCTCGTCGCGCAGAACATCCGCGATACCGAACGCGCGGGCATCGTCATCATTCACCAGGAATTGATGCTGGTGCCCCAACTGTCGGTGGCCGAGAACATCTTTCTCGGCAATGAAATCACGCTGCCCGGCGGCCGAATGAACTACGCGGCGATGTATCAGCGCGCCGACGAACTGCTGCGCGAACTGAATATCACGGGCATCAACGTCGCGCAGCCGGTGATGAACTATGGCGGCGGGCATCAGCAACTGATCGAAATCGCCAAGGCGCTGAACAAGCAGGCACGACTGCTGATACTCGACGAGCCTTCTTCATCGCTGACAGCAGCCGAAACGAAGATCCTGCTCGATATCGTGCGTGATCTGAAGAAGCGTGGCGTCGCGTGCGTGTACATCTCGCACAAGCTGGACGAAGTCGAAGCCGTGTGCGACACGATCACCGTGATTCGCGACGGCAAGCATGTCGGCACGCAGCCGATGCAGCAGCTCAACACCGACCGCATCATCGCGATGATGGTCGGGCGCGAGATCGCGAATCTCTTTCCGCGCGAGCCGCATGACATCGGCGACGTGATCTTCGAGGCGCGCAACGTCACCTGCTACGACGTGACGAATACGAACCGCAAACGCGTCGACAACGTGTCGTTCGCGTTGCGCAAGGGCGAGATACTCGGCGTGGCGGGTCTCGTCGGCGCGGGTCGCACGGAGCTGATGCAGGCGATCTTCGGCGCGTACCCGGGCATGAGCGAAGCCGAAGTGTGGATGGACGGCAAGCGCCTGAAAATCCGCGCGCCCGCGGATGCGATTTCGGCGGGCATCGCGATGGTGCCCGAAGATCGCAAGCGCCACGGCATCGTGCCGCAACTGGGCGTGGGTCACAACATCACGCTCGCGGTGCTGCAACGCTTCGCGAAGGGCGGGCGCATCGACACGGCGTCGGAACTCGATACGATCCATTCGGAGATGAAGCGCCTGTCGGTGCGCGCGGCCTCGCCGATGCTGTCGATCGCGAGTCTGTCGGGCGGCAACCAGCAGAAGGCGGTGCTCACGCGCATGCTGCTTACCAATCCGTCCGTGCTGATACTCGACGAGCCGACACGCGGCGTCGATGTCGGCGCGAAGTACGAAATCTACAAGCTGATGTACGCGCTCGCGAAGCGCGGCGTGTCGATCATCATGGTGTCGTCGGAATTGCCGGAAGTGCTCGGCGTGAGCGATCGCGTGCTCGTGATCGGCGAAGGCGAACTGCGCGGCGATTTCGTCAACGACGGGCTCACGCAGGAACACATTCTCACGGCTGCCATCACGGCGAACGCCACAATCGCCGGCGTCAACGGCATCGACACGAAAGGCAACGGCCCCACTCAACTGGCGAGCGTCGCATGA
- a CDS encoding sugar ABC transporter permease: MTPDLTSSDSHGKHGTSLASGQRIKLLFARYKLLALLLAVAVIWVFFSFLTEGAFVTPRNLSNLLRQMSITGMLACGMVFVIISGEIDLSVGSLLGLLGGVAAILDVTFHWPLAATLPVVMLLGVAVGLFNGWWSTYLRVPSFIVGLGGMLAYRGVLLGITGGSTIAPVSDNFVFIGQGYLPRIAGDTVAVVLFVLLAALTVRQRQKRQHYNLSVVPMWQDAVKIVASGLILLAFVATLNRYGGIPVPVLLLLALLGIFTYIATQTVFGRRIYAVGSNLEATRLSGVNTNRVKLAIFALMGLMCAFGGLINTARLAAGSPSAGSMGELDAIAACFIGGTSMRGGSGTVYGALIGALVMASLDNGMSMLDVDSYWQMIVKGGILVLAVWIDVISGSDRR, encoded by the coding sequence ATGACTCCTGATCTCACTTCTTCCGATAGCCACGGCAAGCACGGCACTTCGCTGGCATCCGGGCAACGCATCAAGCTGCTGTTCGCGCGCTACAAGCTGCTCGCGCTGCTGCTGGCCGTGGCCGTCATCTGGGTGTTCTTCTCGTTCCTCACGGAAGGCGCTTTCGTCACGCCGCGCAACCTGTCGAACCTGCTGCGCCAGATGTCGATCACGGGGATGCTCGCGTGCGGGATGGTGTTCGTCATCATCTCGGGCGAAATCGATCTGTCCGTCGGCTCGCTGCTCGGTCTGTTAGGCGGCGTCGCGGCGATACTCGACGTCACGTTTCACTGGCCGCTCGCGGCGACGCTGCCCGTCGTGATGCTGCTCGGCGTGGCCGTCGGTCTCTTCAACGGCTGGTGGTCGACGTATCTGCGCGTGCCGTCGTTCATCGTCGGGTTGGGCGGCATGCTCGCGTATCGCGGCGTGCTGCTGGGCATTACGGGCGGCTCGACGATTGCGCCCGTGTCCGACAACTTCGTTTTTATCGGCCAGGGCTACTTGCCGCGCATTGCGGGCGACACGGTTGCCGTCGTGCTGTTCGTGTTGCTTGCGGCCTTGACGGTGCGGCAACGGCAGAAGCGCCAGCATTACAACCTGAGCGTCGTGCCGATGTGGCAGGACGCAGTGAAGATCGTCGCGTCCGGGCTGATCCTGCTCGCGTTCGTCGCGACGCTCAACCGCTACGGCGGCATCCCCGTGCCCGTGCTGCTGCTGCTCGCGCTGCTCGGCATCTTCACTTACATCGCGACGCAGACGGTGTTCGGACGGCGCATCTATGCAGTGGGTTCGAATCTGGAAGCGACGCGTCTGTCGGGCGTCAATACAAACCGCGTGAAGCTCGCGATCTTCGCGCTGATGGGGCTGATGTGCGCGTTCGGCGGCCTCATCAACACGGCGCGGCTGGCGGCGGGCTCGCCGTCGGCGGGATCGATGGGCGAACTCGACGCGATCGCGGCGTGCTTCATCGGCGGAACGTCGATGCGCGGCGGCTCGGGCACGGTGTACGGCGCGCTGATCGGCGCGCTCGTGATGGCGAGCCTCGACAACGGCATGTCGATGCTGGACGTCGACTCATACTGGCAGATGATCGTGAAGGGCGGCATTCTCGTGCTGGCGGTGTGGATCGACGTGATCTCGGGGTCCGACCGGCGCTAG
- a CDS encoding methyl-accepting chemotaxis protein: MNEQTTTQRIGVSGQTIGELINLSGRQRMLSQRIVLHVLLASHGDAAALAVARECLATFASTHRVLVSGDDHLPGVFSEALQQLYYGTRKADERVQRFIALTDETVARVEARDDAAGTHVDTLVSQATPLLELLQEITLAYQHEMRGIEAATQRRQAAIAEQLSGISMQANIVALNARISAARAGSYGREFAVITQVLADIIKEMDALIYSVVDRDADELSSRRNAPHGAAQLSARPRLAARSSQRIST, translated from the coding sequence ATGAACGAGCAGACCACCACGCAACGCATCGGAGTCTCCGGCCAGACGATCGGCGAACTGATCAATCTGTCGGGCCGTCAGCGGATGCTGTCGCAACGCATCGTGCTGCATGTACTGCTCGCATCGCATGGCGATGCGGCAGCGCTTGCCGTTGCGCGCGAATGCCTCGCGACGTTTGCGTCGACGCATCGCGTGCTCGTGAGTGGTGACGATCATTTGCCTGGCGTGTTTTCGGAGGCGTTGCAACAGCTTTATTACGGCACGCGCAAGGCGGACGAGCGTGTGCAGCGCTTTATCGCGCTGACGGACGAGACGGTTGCCCGTGTCGAGGCGCGTGACGACGCAGCAGGCACGCACGTCGACACCCTCGTTTCGCAAGCGACGCCGCTACTCGAACTGCTGCAGGAGATCACGCTCGCGTACCAGCACGAGATGCGCGGCATCGAAGCAGCGACGCAGCGCCGTCAGGCCGCGATTGCGGAGCAACTGTCGGGCATTTCGATGCAGGCGAATATCGTCGCCCTGAATGCGCGCATTTCGGCGGCGCGCGCGGGTTCTTACGGCCGCGAGTTCGCCGTCATCACGCAAGTGCTCGCCGACATCATCAAGGAGATGGACGCGCTGATTTATAGCGTCGTCGATCGCGATGCGGATGAGCTTTCGTCGAGGCGTAACGCGCCGCATGGAGCAGCGCAACTGTCTGCGCGTCCTCGTCTCGCCGCACGCAGCAGTCAACGAATTTCCACCTAG
- a CDS encoding MFS transporter produces the protein MKNLLNSLASGNWRALLACFLYFDTGFTVWVMFGPLAPFINKSIAMSPAELGFLVAVPVLGAAILRVTLGNLYQACDGRRVALMGVALSAIPSVVLLLMPGAPSYTLLLILGVFLGVGGASFAVALPMAGSNYPPKVQGLVLGLAAAGNIGAVLDGFLFPALADHFGWAKAAGAALPLLGLAAVALFFWAKDLGQKTGSGVQALRSFIVTLVGLVALVVAVHAGVFGAGKTGVLLLPVLGALLAIAVLPKHYRSVLVEGDTWVVMLVYSITFGGFVGMSSYVTTLLISLYQMPRLEAGLFMSLLACIGALVRPVGGLVADRISGVRALVSLLAAISLCDFLFAAWMPPVSAGIALLIAMYVCFGLGNGATFQLVPQRWKGKTGLMSGIVGAAGGIGGFYLPVIMGIAKEGTGSYQMGFATFGVLSALAFGLVVLHRARWLEWALPRESAVVVEPIRAGVRIDSGV, from the coding sequence ATGAAAAACCTGTTGAATTCGCTTGCGAGCGGTAACTGGCGCGCGCTGCTCGCGTGCTTCCTCTACTTCGATACCGGCTTCACGGTCTGGGTCATGTTCGGTCCGCTGGCGCCGTTCATCAACAAGAGCATCGCGATGTCGCCCGCTGAACTGGGCTTTCTCGTCGCGGTGCCTGTGCTCGGCGCGGCGATTCTGCGCGTGACGCTCGGCAATCTCTATCAGGCTTGCGACGGACGGCGTGTTGCGTTGATGGGCGTCGCGCTGTCGGCGATTCCCTCTGTCGTCCTGCTGCTGATGCCGGGCGCGCCGTCCTACACGCTGCTGCTGATTCTCGGCGTGTTTCTCGGCGTAGGCGGCGCGAGCTTCGCCGTCGCGCTGCCGATGGCGGGCAGCAACTATCCGCCGAAAGTGCAGGGCCTCGTGCTCGGGCTCGCGGCTGCCGGCAACATCGGCGCGGTGCTCGACGGCTTCCTGTTCCCCGCACTCGCCGATCACTTCGGCTGGGCGAAGGCCGCGGGCGCCGCATTGCCGCTGCTGGGCCTCGCCGCCGTCGCGCTGTTCTTCTGGGCGAAGGATCTCGGACAAAAAACGGGCAGCGGTGTGCAGGCGCTGCGCAGCTTCATCGTGACACTCGTGGGTCTTGTGGCGCTGGTCGTCGCGGTGCATGCCGGCGTGTTCGGCGCGGGCAAGACGGGCGTGCTGCTGCTGCCCGTGCTCGGCGCGCTGCTCGCGATCGCCGTGCTGCCGAAGCACTATCGCAGCGTGCTCGTCGAGGGCGATACGTGGGTCGTGATGCTCGTCTATAGCATCACGTTCGGTGGCTTTGTCGGCATGTCGTCGTATGTGACGACGCTGCTGATTTCGCTGTATCAGATGCCGCGTCTCGAAGCAGGGCTCTTCATGTCGCTGCTGGCGTGCATCGGTGCGCTGGTGCGTCCCGTCGGCGGGCTGGTGGCGGATCGCATTTCGGGCGTGCGTGCGCTGGTGAGCCTGCTGGCCGCGATCTCGCTGTGCGATTTCCTGTTCGCTGCGTGGATGCCGCCGGTGTCGGCGGGCATTGCGCTGCTGATCGCGATGTATGTGTGCTTCGGTCTTGGCAACGGTGCGACGTTCCAGCTCGTGCCGCAGCGCTGGAAGGGCAAGACGGGTCTGATGTCGGGTATCGTCGGCGCGGCGGGCGGGATCGGCGGGTTCTATCTGCCTGTGATCATGGGCATCGCGAAGGAAGGCACGGGCAGCTACCAGATGGGCTTCGCGACGTTCGGCGTGCTGTCGGCGCTGGCGTTCGGTCTGGTGGTGCTGCATCGCGCGCGGTGGCTCGAATGGGCGCTGCCCCGCGAGAGCGCAGTCGTCGTCGAGCCGATTCGCGCAGGCGTGAGGATCGACAGCGGAGTGTGA
- a CDS encoding GAF domain-containing protein encodes MHQADKGKIGGCASDIEYTRSPEELLSALSSMVAKVLNARRCTIHLLNERQVAEIGPHQRAEFGSPAISRYEMVSMRRCETRDLYTMSSEGAGALVVTGQSETDSEVHIRSSMSSALVLQGKTIGLVHAHHPLEKPYFEKEDLRLLDNLAPLIVKAIQANQIQYLMKSRFTQAALTRSSERTVKEIIAGSAQNTNQIARILAKSFYREMTNAGFNFNQIIHAASEIISELSNSVRKHKNSRHHRVEINNTQDSEVLPYAIDESFPRDYEVSSELQR; translated from the coding sequence ATGCATCAGGCAGACAAGGGGAAGATCGGCGGTTGCGCCAGCGACATCGAGTACACGCGCAGCCCGGAAGAACTGCTTTCCGCGCTCTCTTCGATGGTCGCAAAAGTGCTCAACGCGAGACGCTGCACGATTCATCTGCTCAACGAACGGCAGGTCGCTGAGATCGGGCCTCATCAGCGGGCTGAATTCGGCAGCCCCGCCATTTCCCGCTATGAAATGGTGAGCATGCGCCGATGCGAAACGCGCGACCTCTACACAATGAGTTCAGAAGGCGCCGGCGCTCTCGTCGTGACCGGCCAGAGTGAGACAGACTCTGAAGTTCACATCAGGAGCAGCATGTCCTCGGCGCTGGTGTTGCAAGGAAAGACGATAGGTCTCGTCCATGCGCATCATCCACTGGAAAAGCCGTACTTCGAAAAGGAAGATCTCAGGCTGCTCGACAACCTCGCCCCTCTGATCGTCAAGGCGATTCAGGCGAACCAGATCCAGTACCTGATGAAATCACGCTTCACACAGGCGGCGCTCACACGCTCGTCCGAAAGGACTGTCAAGGAGATCATTGCAGGGTCGGCCCAGAATACGAATCAGATCGCCCGAATCCTCGCGAAGTCGTTTTATCGTGAAATGACCAACGCCGGATTCAACTTCAATCAGATCATTCACGCGGCGTCGGAGATCATTTCCGAACTGAGCAATAGCGTACGCAAACATAAGAATTCACGTCACCATCGCGTCGAGATCAACAACACGCAAGACAGCGAAGTGCTTCCCTACGCGATCGACGAATCGTTTCCCCGCGACTATGAAGTGTCGAGCGAGCTGCAGCGATAG